A single genomic interval of Aureliella helgolandensis harbors:
- the truB gene encoding tRNA pseudouridine(55) synthase TruB, producing MFGVLAIDKPPRKTSRDVVNSIERIVRPIRVGHTGTLDPMATGVLLLALGHATRLVEFSHGQPKAYEADFQLGVESDSLDTDTPVRPLAEACQPTREALAAELQQWRGLVQQVPPKYSALHIGGKRAYDLARAGEEFEIPSREVEIHELELLDYAYPSFSLRIRCGTGTYIRSLGNDIARGLGSSAVMTRLVRSQIGSLDLSQCHALDSLTDREQILAALVAPGKLVEHLPHVVLDPSQAVQIRNGIPLELDHGSSSLVGYDQQGCMVAMLQRVEAAESSYRSLRVFQQAAENNQPISINKMHSPES from the coding sequence ATGTTTGGTGTTCTAGCGATCGACAAACCACCGCGGAAAACGAGTCGCGACGTGGTCAATTCCATTGAACGAATCGTTCGACCCATCCGTGTCGGGCACACTGGCACGTTGGATCCAATGGCCACGGGGGTGCTTCTGCTGGCGCTGGGACATGCAACTCGACTGGTGGAATTCTCCCACGGGCAGCCGAAGGCGTATGAAGCCGATTTTCAGTTAGGCGTGGAAAGCGATTCGCTCGATACGGACACGCCGGTTCGTCCGTTAGCCGAAGCATGTCAACCTACCCGAGAGGCACTTGCCGCCGAATTGCAGCAGTGGCGCGGCCTCGTTCAACAGGTGCCCCCGAAGTATTCCGCACTGCATATCGGCGGAAAACGCGCCTACGATCTGGCTCGCGCCGGGGAGGAATTTGAGATCCCGAGCCGGGAAGTCGAAATTCATGAACTCGAATTGCTCGATTACGCCTATCCCAGTTTCTCACTCCGAATTCGCTGTGGCACTGGGACGTACATTCGCAGCTTGGGAAACGACATCGCTCGTGGCCTAGGTTCGAGTGCCGTGATGACCCGACTGGTTCGCTCGCAGATTGGCTCTTTGGATCTGTCTCAGTGCCATGCACTCGATAGCTTGACCGATCGGGAGCAAATCCTCGCCGCTCTTGTTGCACCTGGCAAGCTCGTTGAGCATTTGCCACATGTCGTGTTGGATCCGTCGCAGGCGGTGCAGATTCGCAACGGAATTCCCCTGGAGCTCGATCATGGCTCGTCATCCCTGGTGGGCTACGACCAACAGGGGTGCATGGTGGCCATGCTGCAGAGAGTGGAGGCCGCAGAATCCTCCTATCGCTCGCTGAGAGTCTTCCAGCAGGCTGCTGAGAACAACCAGCCAATAAGCATCAATAAGATGCATAGTCCAGAATCTTGA
- a CDS encoding ABC transporter permease, producing MQHELFNAIRNTCILCGLSCLLAVPIGAFLAILLVRTDVRGRTFAWLAIGSQLTLPLYVFAGGWSAAMGTQGWARVFGPNLLPAPSSLSNLLAVAIVHGLAAIPWVCLILSLGLLWTDRGEEETARIEGGTAQLLRFVVLARLRVWFAASCLWCCFSILTEMVVSNLYQVTSVAEQIYLDASRGSLSPLTYLAAAFLCVLPILGTGIGWFYCAPPWQAVIARVARFKPPPIPLGRWRLVTTLAVQALVLGLVAIPLASLLTKAGWRPYVDPSGATRFGWSWERLTTTLVESTTLFRQEFYWSITLALASTIVAGAVVGLLLCVSSRRGYRAGLSLLMLFPLAIPGPLAGIIVIWCLNRSTPAWLGELYDHTLAAPILAQQFRLLPLAWLLALTVLASIERGTWEQWKLDGGRRWHAFRYVVFPQVGQHGFVAAMLLFVFSLGELSSSILVLPPGVTTISMRLFEMLHFGMRHQDSGLCILLMLIGWLFSAACWKTLSER from the coding sequence ATGCAGCATGAACTATTCAACGCAATCAGGAACACGTGCATTCTCTGCGGATTGAGCTGCCTGCTGGCCGTTCCAATTGGAGCATTTCTAGCGATACTCCTGGTGCGGACGGATGTTCGAGGCCGAACCTTTGCCTGGCTAGCCATCGGTAGCCAGCTCACCCTCCCGCTGTACGTCTTTGCCGGTGGCTGGAGCGCCGCCATGGGTACCCAAGGCTGGGCTCGCGTGTTTGGTCCAAATCTGCTGCCCGCCCCCAGCTCCTTATCCAATCTGCTTGCCGTGGCGATTGTGCATGGCCTTGCGGCCATTCCTTGGGTTTGCCTGATTCTATCCTTAGGTCTCCTGTGGACCGATCGCGGGGAAGAGGAAACCGCACGGATCGAAGGCGGAACCGCCCAGCTATTGCGGTTCGTCGTACTCGCCCGACTGAGGGTTTGGTTTGCTGCAAGTTGCCTTTGGTGCTGCTTTTCCATCCTGACCGAAATGGTCGTCAGCAATCTCTACCAAGTCACCAGCGTGGCGGAGCAAATTTACCTGGATGCAAGCCGTGGATCGCTCAGTCCCCTGACCTATCTCGCGGCTGCATTTCTATGCGTGTTGCCCATTCTGGGCACGGGCATCGGTTGGTTTTATTGTGCGCCACCCTGGCAGGCGGTAATCGCGAGGGTTGCTCGATTCAAACCACCTCCAATTCCCCTAGGAAGATGGCGGCTAGTCACCACCCTTGCCGTGCAAGCACTGGTGCTGGGGCTTGTTGCCATCCCCTTGGCGAGCCTCCTGACGAAAGCGGGCTGGCGGCCCTACGTCGATCCGTCCGGTGCGACTCGTTTCGGCTGGAGCTGGGAGAGATTGACGACGACGCTGGTAGAATCGACCACGTTGTTCCGGCAAGAATTCTACTGGTCCATCACACTCGCTCTCGCCTCCACCATCGTCGCTGGGGCAGTCGTCGGACTTCTGCTATGCGTCAGCTCTCGACGCGGCTACCGCGCGGGTCTGTCTTTGCTGATGCTGTTCCCTCTAGCCATTCCGGGACCTCTGGCCGGAATCATCGTGATCTGGTGCCTGAATCGCAGTACGCCCGCCTGGCTGGGAGAGTTGTACGACCACACCCTGGCGGCCCCGATTCTCGCCCAGCAATTTCGCCTGCTTCCACTCGCTTGGCTGCTGGCACTCACGGTTCTGGCAAGTATCGAAAGGGGAACTTGGGAACAATGGAAACTTGACGGCGGCCGCCGCTGGCACGCGTTCCGATACGTCGTTTTTCCTCAAGTCGGCCAGCATGGATTTGTGGCGGCAATGCTGCTCTTCGTCTTCAGTTTGGGAGAGCTCAGCAGCTCGATTCTTGTACTTCCCCCCGGTGTCACGACCATTTCAATGCGGCTGTTCGAAATGCTGCACTTCGGTATGCGGCATCAAGATTCTGGACTATGCATCTTATTGATGCTTATTGGCTGGTTGTTCTCAGCAGCCTGCTGGAAGACTCTCAGCGAGCGATAG
- a CDS encoding acyl-CoA thioesterase — protein MLSEHSTELRVRYDECDPMGLVHHSNYLRYMEIARTELFRASGGNYRDLEASGLFVVVVRIECNYRQPAKYDDLLTIHVQIDRVTEAKIEQSYRVERDGLSLLTAKITLAVINSAGRPQRIPDSLR, from the coding sequence ATGCTATCCGAACACTCGACTGAACTGCGCGTTCGCTACGACGAATGCGATCCGATGGGGCTAGTCCATCACTCCAACTATCTGCGCTATATGGAAATTGCGCGTACCGAATTGTTTCGCGCCAGTGGGGGCAACTACCGCGATTTGGAGGCGAGTGGCTTGTTTGTAGTGGTGGTGAGGATTGAATGCAATTATCGTCAGCCCGCCAAGTACGATGACCTGCTTACCATCCATGTTCAGATTGACCGCGTGACGGAAGCCAAGATCGAACAAAGCTATCGCGTGGAACGCGATGGGCTCTCGTTGCTCACGGCCAAAATAACCCTCGCTGTCATCAATTCTGCAGGACGCCCCCAACGCATCCCCGATAGCTTGCGGTAG
- the glgX gene encoding glycogen debranching protein GlgX: MLMRHPHPELQFAYKLPYGAVVTDRGVQFVVFSRSATAMRVLLYDKVDDREPNEIIEFDRDTDRWGDVWSAFVPGIGAGQLYHFQANGPYDPESGQWFDGNARLIDPFAKALAGCFQKSTDGIIRPPKCVVVDDHFDWEGDRHLRRPLSDTVIYETHVRGFTQSKSSRVKHSGTYLGLIEKLPYLQDLGVTAVELMPIHEFPILDIHGNQLERPNYWGYDPMAFFAPHRGYAHSKVPGAQVNEFKQMVKACHQAGIEVILDVVFNHTCEGNEHGPVLSFKGLENQVYYILNSGGGHYSNYSGCGNTFNGNHPISRELIFHCLRHWVHNYHIDGFRFDLASILSRDRYGNLMPNPPMVEMIAEDPMLADTKIIAEAWDAAGAYQVGSFGDLRWAEWNGRYRDDARRYWRGDEGLIGPMATRLAGSSDLYEHAGRAPYCSINFITSHDGFTLNDLVSYKDKHNQANGEEGRDGDNNNCSDNYGVEGPTRRKPLDRLRLRQLKNMMSTLLLSQGVPMIVMGDEVRRTQKGNNNAYCQDNDISWFDWKLVKKNEELFNFVRGLIKIRKHQPTLRRTRFLTGRPFDSRGVADVNWFSHLGLPFNWENPSGGLVCWLPAPAPADDPDGVGRDLLLLFNNTPETLQFNLPEQIRGIRWSQMIDTNGAAQADIFPEFDGPAAPANRRVELIYRSMQAFVADMPN; this comes from the coding sequence ATGCTCATGCGACACCCGCATCCAGAGTTGCAATTCGCCTACAAACTACCCTACGGTGCCGTCGTCACGGATCGTGGAGTCCAATTTGTAGTGTTCAGTCGCAGTGCGACTGCCATGCGAGTACTTTTATATGATAAAGTCGACGACCGTGAACCGAATGAGATTATTGAGTTCGACCGCGACACCGATCGCTGGGGGGATGTGTGGAGTGCGTTCGTACCAGGAATCGGTGCTGGGCAGCTCTACCATTTTCAGGCCAATGGTCCCTATGATCCCGAATCGGGACAATGGTTCGACGGCAACGCACGGCTCATCGACCCGTTTGCGAAAGCCCTCGCCGGCTGTTTCCAAAAAAGTACGGATGGCATTATTCGCCCACCCAAGTGCGTGGTCGTCGATGACCACTTCGATTGGGAGGGGGATCGCCACTTGCGACGTCCGTTGTCGGACACCGTAATTTACGAAACTCACGTCCGCGGCTTCACGCAAAGCAAGTCTTCGCGTGTCAAGCATTCCGGGACCTATCTCGGACTGATAGAGAAGCTGCCGTATCTGCAAGATCTCGGCGTCACCGCTGTGGAATTAATGCCGATCCACGAGTTTCCAATCCTGGACATCCATGGCAATCAGCTGGAGCGACCTAACTACTGGGGATATGACCCCATGGCCTTCTTTGCGCCACACCGTGGTTACGCTCATAGCAAAGTGCCAGGAGCGCAGGTCAATGAATTCAAGCAGATGGTGAAGGCCTGTCACCAGGCGGGCATCGAAGTCATTTTGGATGTCGTATTCAACCATACCTGTGAAGGCAACGAACACGGCCCGGTGCTCAGCTTCAAAGGGCTAGAGAATCAGGTCTACTACATTCTTAACAGTGGTGGTGGGCATTACAGCAACTACTCAGGGTGTGGCAATACGTTCAATGGGAATCATCCCATTTCACGCGAATTGATTTTCCATTGCCTGCGTCACTGGGTGCACAACTACCACATCGATGGGTTCCGCTTTGATCTAGCGAGCATTCTCTCGCGAGATCGCTATGGGAATTTGATGCCGAATCCGCCCATGGTGGAGATGATTGCAGAAGACCCCATGCTGGCAGATACCAAAATTATCGCAGAAGCATGGGACGCCGCTGGAGCCTATCAAGTTGGCTCGTTCGGCGACTTGCGTTGGGCGGAATGGAACGGACGGTATCGCGATGACGCACGGCGGTATTGGCGAGGTGATGAGGGCTTGATTGGTCCCATGGCAACTCGCCTAGCGGGCTCCTCCGACCTGTACGAGCATGCTGGCCGAGCACCCTACTGCAGCATTAACTTCATTACCAGCCATGATGGCTTTACCTTGAATGATTTGGTGAGTTACAAGGATAAGCACAATCAGGCCAACGGTGAGGAGGGACGCGATGGCGATAACAACAACTGTAGTGACAACTACGGTGTGGAGGGGCCGACGCGTCGCAAGCCGCTCGATCGACTGCGTTTGAGGCAGCTCAAGAACATGATGTCGACACTCCTACTAAGCCAGGGTGTACCGATGATTGTCATGGGCGATGAGGTGCGGCGAACGCAGAAAGGCAATAACAATGCCTACTGTCAGGACAATGATATCTCGTGGTTTGACTGGAAACTGGTCAAGAAAAACGAAGAGTTGTTCAACTTCGTGCGTGGACTGATCAAGATTCGAAAGCATCAACCGACGCTCCGCCGAACGCGGTTCCTCACTGGCCGTCCGTTCGATTCGCGTGGCGTTGCCGATGTGAATTGGTTCAGCCATCTCGGGTTGCCGTTCAACTGGGAAAATCCCAGCGGAGGGTTGGTCTGTTGGTTGCCAGCTCCCGCTCCGGCGGACGATCCCGACGGTGTGGGACGCGATTTACTGCTCTTGTTCAACAATACGCCCGAAACGTTGCAGTTCAATTTACCAGAGCAGATTCGCGGTATCCGCTGGAGCCAGATGATCGATACCAACGGGGCAGCTCAGGCTGATATATTCCCTGAGTTCGATGGTCCGGCCGCTCCGGCAAATCGCCGCGTTGAGTTGATCTACCGCAGCATGCAAGCGTTCGTGGCTGATATGCCAAACTAG
- a CDS encoding lactate utilization protein B, with translation MSAPSTDHAKLANQFTRDEDRAHWHDGALWFVRQKRDRMAHSLPEWEQLRKLAAQVKAHTLARLPHYMEEFERNATAMGAVVHWARDAAEHNEIVSGILKANNVTRVVKSKSMLTEECHLNPHLESLGMQVVDTDLGEWIVQLRGETPSHIVLPAIHIKKEEVGETFHQHIGTPKGSSDPTFLTRAARKELRQRFIGAEAGITGVNFAIAESGGIVVCTNEGNADLGVSLPPLHIACMGLEKLVPRLQDLSLFTRLLARSATGQPITTYTSHFHGPRPGAQMHIVIVDNGRTDIRANPVYQESLQCIRCGACMNTCPVYRRSGGHSYSATVPGPIGSVLSPTKDAHKHHSLPYACTLCGSCTDVCPVKIPLHHQLLAWRGELAERKLIPFSKRISMKGASYVFRHTWLYNSLGWIARKSLRILPNWITHNPLNTWARARDLPVAPKQSFREIYRQRQRPKDDSTDS, from the coding sequence ATGTCTGCACCTTCGACCGACCATGCAAAGTTAGCGAATCAGTTCACTCGGGATGAAGACCGAGCGCATTGGCACGACGGGGCATTGTGGTTTGTTCGCCAGAAGCGGGATCGCATGGCGCATTCACTTCCCGAATGGGAACAACTCCGCAAATTGGCTGCCCAAGTCAAAGCTCATACGCTCGCGCGGCTGCCCCACTATATGGAAGAATTCGAGCGCAACGCAACAGCCATGGGCGCCGTCGTTCACTGGGCTCGCGATGCGGCAGAGCACAACGAGATTGTGTCGGGCATCCTGAAAGCCAACAATGTGACGCGAGTCGTCAAAAGCAAATCGATGCTTACCGAGGAGTGCCACCTCAATCCCCACCTTGAGAGCCTCGGCATGCAGGTGGTCGACACCGACTTGGGCGAGTGGATCGTTCAACTGCGAGGCGAGACGCCCAGCCATATCGTGTTGCCAGCAATCCACATCAAGAAGGAAGAGGTGGGGGAGACCTTTCACCAGCATATCGGAACCCCCAAGGGGAGCAGCGATCCCACTTTCTTGACTCGAGCTGCCCGCAAGGAATTGCGGCAACGGTTCATTGGAGCTGAAGCGGGGATCACAGGCGTCAATTTTGCAATTGCCGAGTCGGGTGGGATCGTCGTCTGCACCAACGAGGGAAATGCCGATTTAGGCGTCTCGCTCCCACCATTGCATATCGCTTGCATGGGACTCGAGAAATTGGTGCCACGTCTGCAAGACTTGTCGCTCTTTACTCGACTGTTGGCGCGAAGCGCAACGGGGCAACCCATAACGACCTACACCTCCCACTTTCATGGCCCACGGCCTGGTGCTCAAATGCACATCGTGATCGTGGACAACGGGCGGACCGACATTCGCGCCAACCCGGTCTACCAGGAATCGCTCCAGTGCATCCGCTGTGGGGCTTGCATGAATACCTGCCCCGTCTATCGTCGAAGTGGCGGGCACAGTTACTCCGCCACTGTCCCCGGCCCAATCGGTAGCGTGTTATCGCCGACGAAGGATGCACACAAGCACCATTCGTTGCCTTACGCGTGCACATTATGTGGCTCCTGCACCGATGTCTGCCCAGTGAAAATTCCGCTACACCATCAATTGCTCGCCTGGCGTGGCGAATTGGCTGAACGGAAATTGATCCCGTTTAGCAAACGGATTTCGATGAAGGGGGCGAGCTACGTCTTCAGGCACACTTGGCTGTACAACTCCCTTGGTTGGATCGCTCGCAAATCACTACGTATCCTACCGAACTGGATTACGCACAATCCACTCAACACCTGGGCGCGCGCACGAGACCTGCCGGTTGCTCCCAAACAGAGTTTCCGTGAAATCTACCGCCAGCGGCAGCGTCCCAAGGACGACTCAACAGATTCTTAA
- the argS gene encoding arginine--tRNA ligase, whose amino-acid sequence MQILSLLRSRFEQALDGWVADPASHAARVAVARDPRNGDYQANIAMPLAKPLGMKPQDVAAEVVRRLQIDDLCEPPTIAGPGFINLKLKDAYLASQLAEQAADSRCGVSRVAAPRRYVLDYSAPNVAKPMHVGHIRSTVIGDALNRTLRFLGHHVVSDNHLGDWGTQFGMIIYGYQHFADQPSFAQDPVAELSRLYRLVQQIIGYQSSIPKLAAAQAAVEAAQARLAAAVALPADNKDRKKQIKSAEKEIRNCQDTLAGLNAKIEPVAQSTELMQLATEHAGLETRAQLETVKLHEGNPDSIALWQKFLPLSITEIESVYERLDVHFDHTYGESFYHPMLAGTVQKLVDSGMAVESDGATCIFLEGFEAPMIIRKRDGAFLYATTDLATIDYRLEHFQPDAILYVVDHRQGEHFQKLFAAARACGHEATEFQHISFGTVLGTDGKPFKTRSGSVIGLDYLLDEAVERAHQAVCNPDRLQKAGLDMSADERLQVANVVGLGAIKFADLSHNRTSDYEFNTEKMVQLEGNTSAYIQYMYARLQSILRKSGVDVNQDTIADFTIELQEPAERSLALQLLQFEDMLHLTVEEYYPSVLAGYLYGVAKQFASFFDQCPVLIAETDAIRKSRLAVCHATGQVLRQGLDLLGIGVVDRM is encoded by the coding sequence ATGCAGATCCTCTCTTTGCTTCGCAGTCGTTTCGAGCAAGCCCTAGACGGATGGGTCGCAGACCCGGCCAGTCACGCGGCGCGGGTGGCCGTGGCACGCGATCCCCGCAACGGCGACTATCAAGCCAACATTGCCATGCCGCTGGCCAAACCGCTGGGTATGAAGCCGCAAGATGTGGCTGCCGAGGTGGTGCGTCGTTTGCAAATCGATGATTTGTGCGAACCTCCTACCATCGCTGGGCCAGGGTTCATCAATCTAAAATTGAAAGATGCGTACCTCGCGAGCCAGTTGGCGGAGCAGGCCGCAGACAGCCGTTGTGGCGTCAGCCGCGTTGCCGCGCCGCGCCGCTATGTGCTCGATTACTCGGCTCCCAATGTTGCCAAACCGATGCACGTGGGACACATTCGCTCGACCGTTATCGGAGATGCACTAAACCGCACGTTGCGATTCCTGGGGCACCATGTTGTTTCGGACAACCACTTGGGCGACTGGGGAACGCAATTTGGAATGATTATCTATGGCTATCAGCATTTTGCCGACCAGCCATCCTTTGCCCAAGATCCCGTGGCAGAGCTCAGTCGACTCTACCGCCTCGTGCAACAGATCATTGGATACCAATCGTCGATTCCCAAGTTGGCTGCCGCACAAGCAGCGGTGGAAGCGGCACAAGCGAGACTAGCCGCTGCTGTGGCGCTGCCTGCCGACAACAAGGATCGCAAGAAACAGATCAAGTCGGCTGAAAAAGAGATCCGCAATTGTCAGGATACACTGGCTGGTTTAAATGCGAAGATTGAACCCGTCGCCCAATCGACGGAATTGATGCAGCTGGCAACCGAACATGCAGGCCTGGAGACTCGTGCTCAGCTAGAAACCGTCAAATTGCATGAAGGCAATCCGGACAGCATCGCGCTCTGGCAGAAGTTCCTGCCGCTTTCGATTACCGAGATTGAATCTGTCTATGAGCGACTCGACGTGCACTTCGACCACACCTACGGCGAGAGTTTCTACCATCCGATGCTCGCTGGTACGGTTCAGAAACTAGTCGATTCGGGAATGGCTGTGGAGAGTGACGGAGCGACCTGCATCTTCCTCGAGGGTTTTGAAGCGCCGATGATCATCCGCAAGCGGGACGGAGCGTTTCTATACGCCACAACCGACTTGGCAACGATCGACTATCGACTGGAGCACTTTCAACCCGATGCCATCCTCTACGTCGTCGATCATCGACAGGGCGAGCATTTCCAGAAGCTCTTTGCCGCTGCCCGCGCCTGCGGGCATGAAGCGACCGAATTCCAGCACATCAGCTTCGGAACGGTGCTTGGGACCGACGGCAAGCCCTTTAAAACCCGCAGTGGCTCAGTCATCGGCCTCGACTATCTGCTCGACGAAGCGGTGGAGCGTGCTCACCAGGCCGTTTGCAACCCAGACCGGCTGCAAAAAGCGGGATTGGACATGTCCGCTGATGAACGCCTGCAAGTCGCCAACGTGGTGGGCTTGGGGGCCATCAAATTTGCCGATCTCTCCCACAATCGCACCAGCGACTACGAGTTCAATACCGAAAAAATGGTCCAGCTGGAAGGCAATACTTCGGCCTACATCCAATACATGTACGCCCGCCTTCAGAGTATCCTCCGCAAGTCAGGGGTCGACGTCAATCAAGACACGATTGCCGACTTCACCATCGAATTGCAAGAACCTGCGGAGCGAAGTCTAGCCCTGCAATTGTTGCAGTTCGAAGACATGTTGCACTTGACGGTTGAAGAATACTACCCAAGCGTCTTGGCGGGATACCTGTATGGAGTTGCCAAACAATTTGCCAGCTTCTTTGATCAATGCCCCGTGTTGATTGCTGAAACCGATGCCATTCGCAAGAGCCGCTTGGCGGTTTGCCATGCCACCGGTCAAGTACTGCGACAGGGACTCGACTTGCTTGGCATTGGTGTGGTCGACCGCATGTAG
- the rsfS gene encoding ribosome silencing factor — protein sequence MNSESDKQDKTPPPAAPLPQSEAVGSLASPEQIEYSRALAMAAVKCAAENRGQDIILLDLTQQTALFDFFVIASGSSRRQLTAMGEEIDRVLKHEHNERRLSVAGYDESRWIVLDYGNIVVHLFDEETREYYDLESLWADGKQVDISQVVAEASAHMAKLSE from the coding sequence ATGAATTCAGAGTCCGACAAACAGGATAAAACGCCACCACCGGCGGCTCCCTTGCCGCAATCGGAAGCGGTGGGAAGCCTCGCATCTCCCGAACAGATCGAATACTCACGGGCGCTTGCCATGGCAGCGGTCAAGTGCGCTGCAGAGAACCGCGGTCAGGACATCATCCTGCTCGATCTGACTCAACAAACGGCTCTTTTCGACTTTTTCGTCATTGCCTCGGGTTCCAGCCGACGGCAGTTGACCGCCATGGGTGAAGAGATTGACCGGGTGTTGAAGCACGAGCACAATGAGCGCCGGCTTAGCGTCGCGGGTTACGATGAGAGTCGTTGGATCGTGCTCGACTACGGCAATATAGTGGTCCATCTCTTTGACGAGGAAACCCGCGAATATTACGACTTAGAATCGTTGTGGGCTGATGGAAAACAGGTAGATATCTCGCAGGTCGTCGCAGAAGCGTCGGCGCACATGGCCAAATTGTCTGAGTAG
- the bcp gene encoding thioredoxin-dependent thiol peroxidase produces the protein MADWIEEGTQAPAFTLATDSGEKIKLSDFRGSPIVLYFYPKDDTPGCTKEACAFRDRKADWTQLGVTVFGISPDSVESHAKFRDKYDLNFPLLVDTDHKIAEKYGAWREKNMYGKKSMGIQRSTFLIDAAGKVAKVWKRVSVDGHDAKVLEALQGLQ, from the coding sequence ATGGCTGATTGGATCGAAGAAGGTACACAAGCTCCTGCATTCACTCTCGCAACCGATTCGGGAGAAAAGATTAAGCTCAGTGACTTTCGGGGCTCCCCGATCGTGCTTTACTTCTACCCCAAAGATGACACCCCAGGCTGTACTAAAGAAGCGTGCGCTTTTCGTGATCGCAAGGCTGATTGGACACAGTTGGGAGTCACCGTGTTCGGAATTAGCCCCGATTCCGTGGAATCCCACGCGAAATTCCGCGACAAGTACGATCTGAATTTTCCCTTGCTGGTCGATACTGACCACAAAATCGCCGAAAAATACGGAGCCTGGCGGGAAAAGAATATGTATGGAAAGAAGTCGATGGGAATCCAGCGAAGCACCTTCTTGATTGACGCCGCCGGAAAAGTCGCCAAGGTGTGGAAGCGAGTTTCGGTGGATGGGCACGACGCCAAAGTCCTCGAGGCCCTCCAAGGCTTGCAGTAG